From a region of the candidate division WOR-3 bacterium genome:
- a CDS encoding class I SAM-dependent methyltransferase — MRGAFDQYAEKYDAWFLENKNVLYSELKLVAYFLKDAGEVLSVGCGSGIFESLLAREYGIEIKYGIEPSRGMAEIAIKRGMNVEITSADMADFGEEKFNTVLFNGTTSYMPDLISIFKKTHRALKPSGRAVVIDVPKESSYGILYNLAKALGTWDHPLLEGVKPKDPYPIEFVNAALWKTTSEKTEILKKAGFISFEYAQTLTKHPLYSDNTLEEPKPGYDCGDYVAVCAHKK; from the coding sequence ATGCGCGGAGCCTTTGACCAGTACGCCGAAAAGTATGACGCATGGTTTTTGGAAAACAAAAATGTCCTTTATTCGGAATTGAAACTCGTCGCCTATTTTCTGAAAGACGCCGGAGAAGTTTTGTCTGTCGGCTGCGGAAGCGGGATTTTTGAAAGTCTCCTCGCCAGAGAATACGGCATAGAGATAAAATACGGAATAGAGCCCTCCCGTGGAATGGCTGAAATCGCAATAAAAAGAGGAATGAATGTCGAAATAACCTCTGCCGACATGGCCGATTTTGGAGAGGAGAAATTCAACACGGTTTTGTTCAACGGAACCACCAGCTACATGCCGGACTTGATCAGTATATTCAAAAAAACTCACAGAGCTTTAAAACCCAGTGGCAGAGCTGTCGTAATAGACGTTCCAAAGGAAAGCTCCTACGGTATTTTATACAATCTCGCAAAAGCTCTCGGGACATGGGATCATCCTCTTCTGGAAGGTGTCAAGCCAAAAGATCCATATCCAATAGAATTCGTCAACGCAGCTCTCTGGAAGACAACCTCCGAGAAAACTGAAATTTTAAAAAAAGCCGGTTTTATTTCTTTTGAATACGCCCAGACCCTGACAAAGCATCCTCTCTATTCGGACAATACACTCGAAGAACCGAAACCAGGCTATGACTGCGGCGATTATGTAGCGGTCTGCGCCCATAAAAAATAA